One Halobaculum roseum DNA segment encodes these proteins:
- a CDS encoding ABC transporter ATP-binding protein: protein MAELELDDVRKVFTDDDGSDIVAVDDVTVDIEDGEFLVLVGPSGCGKSTTLRMVAGLETVTSGDIRLGGRSIVDQKPQDRDIAMVFQSYALYPHMTTRENMAFGLEESTDMADAEIDERVENAADLLDIPELLDRKPSELSGGQQQRVALGRAIVREPEVFLMDEPLSNLDAKLRSQMRTELQRIQEDLDTTTVYVTHDQTEAMTMGDRIAILDGGELQQAGTPLECYHRPANRFVAGFIGEPSMNFFDATVEGDRLVADAFEYPLTADMREAVEGADGVTLGIRPEDVEVAAAGSAGDDEFDTVVDVVEPMGNENAVYLGFDGDMSDTFVATVGGMRRIEAGESVVARFPSDAVHLFDTTNGDALHNRSLEDAADAEPRI, encoded by the coding sequence ATGGCTGAACTCGAACTCGACGACGTACGGAAGGTGTTCACAGACGACGACGGCTCCGACATCGTCGCCGTCGACGACGTGACGGTCGACATCGAGGACGGGGAGTTCCTCGTCCTCGTCGGGCCGTCGGGCTGCGGGAAGTCGACGACGCTGCGGATGGTCGCCGGGCTGGAAACGGTCACCAGCGGCGACATCCGCCTCGGCGGGCGATCCATCGTGGACCAGAAGCCGCAGGACCGGGACATCGCGATGGTGTTCCAGTCGTACGCGCTGTACCCGCACATGACGACCCGCGAGAACATGGCCTTCGGGCTGGAGGAGTCCACCGACATGGCCGACGCGGAGATCGACGAGCGCGTCGAGAACGCCGCGGACCTGCTCGACATCCCGGAGCTGCTCGACCGGAAGCCGTCGGAGCTGTCCGGCGGCCAACAGCAGCGCGTGGCGCTCGGACGGGCGATCGTCCGCGAGCCCGAGGTGTTCCTGATGGACGAGCCGCTGTCGAACCTCGACGCCAAGCTCCGCTCGCAGATGCGCACGGAGCTGCAGCGCATCCAGGAGGACCTGGATACCACGACCGTCTACGTCACCCACGATCAGACCGAGGCGATGACGATGGGCGACCGGATCGCGATCCTCGACGGCGGCGAGCTCCAGCAGGCCGGCACGCCCCTGGAGTGTTACCACCGCCCGGCGAACCGCTTCGTCGCCGGGTTCATCGGCGAGCCGTCGATGAACTTCTTCGATGCGACCGTCGAGGGCGACCGGCTGGTCGCCGACGCCTTCGAGTACCCGCTGACGGCCGACATGCGCGAGGCCGTCGAGGGTGCCGACGGCGTGACCCTCGGCATCCGCCCGGAGGACGTCGAGGTCGCGGCCGCGGGGTCCGCGGGCGACGACGAGTTCGACACGGTGGTCGACGTCGTCGAGCCGATGGGCAACGAGAACGCCGTCTACCTCGGCTTCGACGGTGACATGAGCGACACGTTCGTCGCGACCGTCGGCGGCATGCGCCGCATCGAGGCCGGCGAGTCGGTCGTCGCGCGGTTCCCGTCGGACGCGGTCCACCTGTTCGACACGACGAACGGCGACGCGCTGCACAACCGCTCGCTGGAGGACGCCGCCGACGCCGAACCGCGGATCTGA
- a CDS encoding DEAD/DEAH box helicase codes for MDDTVEWLRSRPYYEGQIADRRTLPGREAALADVDLEPRLASALADEGIDSLYDHQARAVEAVRDGDDVVLATRTASGKSLAYTVPAFERAMDHGGRTLYLAPQNALIADQEETLSELAHGLGFGSRVSVDQYTGRLSKSEKRDVRDRQPTVLLSNPDMLHYGLLPWAYKHWEWFFGSLETVVIDEVHGYRGVFGSHVALVMRRLNRICERYGADPQFVCCSATIGNPVEHAARVTARPESGFTLVDEDASARGPRHWLLWNPPEYEGRQADQQSGRRRSSHTETKRLFCDLVQEGLQTLVFTRARQTAERYASDSAKELRQRGEHDLAGRVEAYQASLTNERRREIESGLHSGEVAGVWSTNALELGVDVGGLDAVILDGYPGTRMSAFQQAGRAGRGTDDALVIMVGGEDQLDQYLMTNPDDLFEGDPERAMVDPENGELLPSHVASAADENWLRPEDASHFGDSFESVVESLEADGTLERMDTSRGPRWTYDGPGSAQHSMSLRTIDDREIDLMDARTDDVIASLSFGDALRDAHPGAVYHHQGQTYEVDELNLDRDVARLRPTWADYYTRVLTDKDVVVNEDLRSRPLAAREDTEVRFADVTVTEQITGFERKDGSTGETIGSEALDLPETELRTRALYYTVPADVEGEMREVAAGAGRGDAGFNGGIHAAEHGSISLMPLDLLCDRADIGGVSTPFHPHTGQSTVFIYDGYPGGVGLTRASYRDADRLLARTARLIAACDCADGCPACVQSPHCGNANEPLSKPEAVTLLNALAGTDEPVPDASTDGTDD; via the coding sequence GTGGACGACACCGTCGAGTGGCTCCGATCGCGCCCCTACTACGAGGGACAGATCGCGGACCGGCGGACGCTTCCCGGCCGTGAGGCCGCCCTCGCCGACGTGGACTTGGAGCCGCGGCTCGCGAGCGCGCTCGCAGACGAGGGGATCGACTCGCTGTACGACCATCAGGCGCGGGCGGTCGAGGCCGTCCGCGACGGCGACGACGTGGTGCTCGCCACCCGGACCGCCAGCGGGAAGTCGCTCGCGTACACCGTGCCCGCCTTCGAGCGCGCGATGGACCACGGCGGCCGGACGCTGTATCTCGCGCCGCAGAACGCGCTCATCGCCGACCAGGAGGAGACGCTCTCGGAGCTGGCCCACGGGCTCGGGTTCGGCTCCCGCGTCTCCGTCGACCAGTACACGGGCCGCCTGTCGAAGTCTGAAAAGCGCGACGTGCGCGACCGACAGCCGACGGTTCTCCTCTCGAACCCCGACATGCTCCACTACGGGCTGCTCCCGTGGGCGTACAAGCACTGGGAGTGGTTCTTCGGCTCGCTCGAAACCGTTGTCATCGACGAGGTGCACGGCTACCGCGGCGTGTTCGGCAGCCACGTCGCGCTCGTCATGCGACGGCTCAACCGGATCTGCGAGCGCTACGGCGCCGACCCGCAGTTCGTCTGCTGCTCGGCGACCATCGGCAACCCCGTCGAGCACGCCGCGCGGGTGACCGCTCGCCCCGAGTCGGGCTTCACGCTCGTCGACGAGGACGCCTCCGCCCGCGGGCCGCGCCACTGGCTGCTGTGGAACCCGCCGGAGTACGAGGGCCGGCAGGCCGACCAGCAGTCCGGCCGGCGGCGGTCGAGCCACACCGAGACGAAGCGACTCTTCTGCGACCTGGTGCAGGAGGGCCTCCAGACGCTCGTGTTCACCCGCGCGCGTCAGACCGCCGAGCGGTACGCGAGCGACTCGGCGAAGGAGCTGCGCCAGCGCGGCGAACACGACCTCGCCGGTCGCGTCGAGGCGTATCAGGCGAGCCTGACGAACGAGCGCCGCCGGGAGATCGAGTCGGGGCTCCACTCGGGCGAGGTGGCCGGCGTGTGGTCGACGAACGCGCTCGAACTCGGCGTCGACGTGGGTGGCCTCGACGCCGTGATCCTCGACGGCTACCCCGGAACCCGGATGTCGGCGTTCCAGCAGGCGGGCCGTGCCGGCCGCGGCACCGACGACGCGCTCGTGATCATGGTCGGCGGCGAGGACCAACTCGACCAGTACCTCATGACGAACCCGGACGACCTGTTCGAGGGCGACCCCGAGCGCGCGATGGTCGACCCCGAGAACGGCGAACTCCTGCCGAGTCACGTCGCCAGCGCGGCCGACGAGAACTGGCTCCGCCCCGAGGACGCCTCGCACTTCGGCGACTCGTTCGAGTCGGTCGTCGAGTCGCTGGAGGCGGACGGAACGCTGGAGCGGATGGACACTTCCCGGGGCCCGCGCTGGACGTACGACGGCCCCGGGAGCGCCCAGCACTCGATGAGCCTCCGGACGATCGACGACCGCGAGATCGACCTCATGGACGCCCGCACCGACGACGTGATCGCGTCGCTGTCGTTCGGCGACGCCCTGCGCGACGCCCATCCGGGCGCCGTCTACCACCACCAGGGACAGACCTACGAGGTCGACGAGTTGAACCTCGATCGGGACGTGGCTCGCCTCCGGCCGACGTGGGCCGACTACTACACCCGCGTACTGACCGACAAGGACGTGGTCGTGAACGAGGACCTGCGCTCGCGCCCGCTCGCGGCGCGCGAGGACACCGAGGTCCGGTTCGCGGACGTGACCGTGACCGAGCAGATCACCGGCTTCGAGCGCAAAGACGGCTCCACGGGCGAGACGATCGGCTCGGAGGCGCTGGACCTCCCGGAGACGGAGTTGCGGACGCGGGCGCTGTACTACACGGTCCCCGCGGACGTGGAGGGGGAGATGCGAGAGGTAGCGGCCGGGGCCGGGCGGGGCGACGCGGGCTTCAACGGGGGGATCCACGCCGCCGAGCACGGCTCCATCTCGCTCATGCCGCTGGATCTCCTGTGCGACCGCGCGGACATCGGCGGCGTCTCGACGCCGTTTCACCCCCACACCGGCCAGTCGACCGTGTTCATCTACGACGGCTACCCCGGCGGCGTGGGGCTGACGCGCGCGTCGTACCGCGACGCCGATCGCCTGCTCGCGCGCACGGCTCGGCTGATCGCCGCCTGTGACTGCGCGGACGGCTGTCCCGCCTGCGTCCAGTCGCCCCACTGCGGCAACGCGAACGAGCCGCTCTCGAAGCCCGAAGCAGTCACCCTGCTGAACGCGCTCGCCGGAACCGACGAACCGGTTCCGGACGCGTCGACGGACGGGACGGACGACTGA
- a CDS encoding ABC transporter substrate-binding protein: protein MKDTELNRRDVVKGAGALGAAGMVGLAGCSGIGGGGGGGPVEVLHGWTGGDGATAADALEEAFNEEYPDTELDMNPIGGGGNQNLDAVVANRLQNDNPPSSFANWPGPNLGRYEGVLGDISDLWEETGFTDSHVQEAVDLHQYDGAFRAVPLGSHRLNCLFYNTSVVEEAGVDPDSLTSVSALVDALETVASETDATPMTHGASGTWTTTQLFAAVLLGQAGYDEYMNFVEGSPSEDAIRSAFESLATILENYINEDAASIGLTESNQNIIEGNAAFIHQGNWAAGAYRNAEDFEYESDWGFKTFPGTEGMYTLHFDSFLYPSNNPSPESTRTWLEFVGGEAAQVAFNQFKGSIPTRTDVDMSEFGPYLQQTAEDFADADQRPPNIQHGLGITADQRSSLNDVISSEFSGPYNVDAATQGFVDAVSN, encoded by the coding sequence ATGAAGGACACGGAACTCAACCGACGAGACGTAGTGAAAGGCGCCGGCGCCCTCGGGGCGGCCGGCATGGTCGGACTGGCCGGCTGTTCGGGTATCGGCGGCGGCGGAGGCGGCGGTCCCGTCGAGGTGCTGCACGGCTGGACCGGCGGCGACGGCGCGACGGCCGCCGATGCGTTGGAGGAGGCGTTCAACGAGGAGTATCCGGACACGGAACTCGACATGAACCCCATCGGCGGGGGCGGCAACCAGAACCTGGACGCCGTCGTCGCCAACCGGCTGCAGAACGACAACCCGCCGAGCTCCTTCGCCAACTGGCCGGGCCCCAACCTCGGCCGCTACGAGGGCGTGCTCGGCGACATCTCCGACCTCTGGGAGGAGACCGGCTTCACCGACAGCCACGTGCAGGAGGCCGTCGACCTCCACCAGTACGACGGCGCCTTCCGTGCCGTCCCGCTGGGCTCGCACCGGCTGAACTGCCTGTTCTACAACACCTCGGTCGTCGAGGAGGCCGGCGTCGACCCCGACTCGCTCACCAGCGTCTCCGCGCTCGTCGACGCGCTGGAGACGGTCGCCAGCGAGACGGACGCGACCCCGATGACCCACGGCGCCAGCGGCACGTGGACGACGACGCAGCTGTTCGCGGCCGTCCTGCTCGGACAGGCCGGCTACGACGAGTACATGAACTTCGTCGAGGGGAGTCCCTCGGAGGACGCGATCCGGAGCGCCTTCGAGTCGCTCGCGACGATCCTCGAGAACTACATCAACGAGGACGCAGCCTCGATCGGGCTGACGGAGTCGAACCAGAACATCATCGAGGGCAACGCCGCGTTCATCCACCAGGGTAACTGGGCGGCGGGAGCGTACCGCAACGCGGAGGACTTCGAGTACGAGTCCGACTGGGGCTTCAAGACGTTCCCCGGCACCGAGGGCATGTACACCCTCCACTTCGACTCGTTCCTGTACCCGTCGAACAACCCGAGCCCCGAGAGCACGCGGACGTGGCTGGAGTTCGTCGGCGGCGAGGCCGCGCAGGTCGCGTTCAACCAGTTCAAGGGATCCATCCCGACGCGGACGGACGTCGACATGTCCGAGTTCGGCCCGTACCTCCAACAGACGGCGGAGGACTTCGCCGACGCCGATCAGCGCCCGCCGAACATCCAGCACGGTCTGGGTATCACGGCCGACCAGCGGTCCTCGCTGAACGACGTGATCTCCAGCGAGTTCTCCGGACCGTACAACGTCGACGCCGCCACGCAGGGCTTCGTCGACGCAGTCTCCAACTGA
- a CDS encoding restriction endonuclease, whose protein sequence is MRHPADRLAALPDGEFAAFAERLGGIWPAFEATVAPVTPDGTVELSLVRERSDAPPERAVVALRRTPVTEADVEEFATLAAERGLSFAVLATVDEVEPDAVDRARSAPVDVYDGVGLVALARDADVALPSAAAGEDGEDGDGEDGDGDDRNR, encoded by the coding sequence GTGCGCCACCCGGCCGATCGACTCGCCGCGCTCCCGGACGGAGAGTTCGCCGCCTTCGCCGAGCGGCTGGGCGGGATCTGGCCGGCGTTCGAGGCGACGGTCGCGCCCGTAACCCCCGACGGGACCGTCGAGCTGTCGCTCGTTCGCGAGCGGTCGGACGCTCCGCCCGAGCGGGCGGTCGTCGCCCTTCGCCGCACTCCCGTGACCGAGGCCGACGTCGAGGAGTTCGCGACCCTCGCGGCCGAACGGGGCCTTTCGTTCGCCGTGCTCGCGACCGTCGACGAGGTCGAGCCGGACGCGGTCGACCGTGCCCGGTCCGCGCCGGTTGACGTGTACGACGGCGTCGGGCTCGTCGCGCTGGCCCGCGACGCGGACGTCGCGCTCCCGTCCGCGGCCGCCGGCGAGGACGGGGAGGACGGCGACGGCGAGGACGGCGACGGCGACGACCGCAACCGGTAA
- a CDS encoding carbohydrate ABC transporter permease gives MSDAHLDEPDSTDSTDATDRTDGVADRIRDDLAGVDGYRVALYAAIVGMTVFFLTPIESGLVTAFKTNPGGISSTLPFAPPPPRFFTLEKWQTALAALGRGMVNSALYAVPATIISALLGSFAAYGLTQADWRARYKAPVLAMLVAGIFIPYQAVLVPLSQFWGAMPLAELLTPLWLLGVPQSYVGLVELTITHVAYGIPICMVLFRSYYRNVSEEMIEAARLDGATFRRVYRRIVFPISTPMFAVVLIYQFTQIWNDLLFALILVSTESSPAAPVVLILAGLGESMEGQDFALRMAGAFIAALPTLIVYIMFGEEFAEGVAT, from the coding sequence ATGAGCGACGCACATCTCGACGAACCGGACTCGACGGACTCGACGGACGCGACCGACCGGACCGACGGCGTCGCCGACCGGATCCGCGACGACCTCGCGGGGGTCGACGGCTACCGCGTCGCGCTGTACGCCGCGATCGTCGGCATGACGGTGTTCTTCCTGACGCCGATCGAATCCGGGCTCGTCACCGCGTTCAAGACGAACCCCGGCGGGATCAGCTCGACGCTGCCGTTCGCGCCGCCGCCGCCGCGGTTCTTCACGCTGGAGAAGTGGCAGACCGCGCTGGCGGCGCTGGGCCGCGGCATGGTCAACAGCGCGCTGTACGCCGTGCCAGCGACGATCATCTCCGCCTTGCTCGGCAGCTTCGCCGCATACGGCCTGACGCAGGCCGACTGGCGGGCCCGCTACAAGGCGCCGGTGTTGGCGATGCTCGTCGCCGGGATCTTCATCCCGTATCAGGCGGTGCTCGTGCCCCTCTCGCAGTTCTGGGGCGCGATGCCGCTGGCGGAGCTGTTGACGCCACTGTGGCTGCTCGGGGTCCCGCAGTCGTACGTCGGGCTGGTCGAGCTGACGATCACCCACGTCGCGTACGGCATCCCGATCTGCATGGTGTTGTTCCGGTCGTACTACCGGAACGTGAGCGAGGAGATGATCGAGGCGGCGCGCCTCGACGGCGCGACGTTCCGTCGGGTGTACCGCCGGATCGTCTTCCCGATCTCGACGCCGATGTTCGCGGTCGTGCTCATCTATCAGTTCACGCAGATCTGGAACGACCTCCTGTTCGCGCTGATCCTCGTGTCCACCGAGTCGAGCCCGGCCGCCCCGGTCGTGCTCATCCTCGCCGGACTCGGGGAGTCGATGGAGGGGCAGGACTTCGCGCTCCGGATGGCCGGGGCGTTCATCGCCGCGCTGCCGACGCTCATCGTGTACATCATGTTCGGCGAGGAGTTCGCCGAGGGGGTGGCGACGTGA
- a CDS encoding pirin family protein, with product MTDPERADRAGPIPGGRVRHGTGVNATRAFPTDAHPTHRDPFVLFERFSIDPDAGFPMHPHRGFEIVSYMLEGGMEHEDSLGVSHTAREGDAMRITAGGGIRHSEFPADGSACTGLQLWVNLPSDRKEIDADYVDADAADLPTAEADGATVTTVVGEGSPIELHTPMEYLDARVDDAWTWTVPDGWTGFAFGVAGDGTADGDPFGVGDVLPVEGGRAVEFLPDDPDSSPAGDDAAFRVVCVAGEPHGESIRQRGPYVL from the coding sequence ATGACCGATCCCGAGCGAGCCGACCGGGCCGGGCCGATCCCCGGCGGGCGGGTCCGCCACGGCACCGGCGTGAACGCGACGCGCGCGTTCCCCACGGATGCGCACCCGACCCACCGCGACCCGTTCGTCCTGTTCGAGCGGTTCTCCATCGACCCCGACGCGGGGTTCCCGATGCACCCGCACCGCGGGTTCGAGATCGTCTCGTACATGCTCGAGGGCGGGATGGAACACGAGGACTCCCTGGGCGTGTCACACACCGCCCGCGAGGGCGACGCCATGCGGATCACGGCCGGCGGCGGCATCCGTCACTCCGAGTTTCCGGCCGACGGGAGCGCCTGCACCGGGCTCCAACTGTGGGTGAATCTCCCCAGCGACAGGAAGGAGATCGATGCGGACTACGTCGACGCCGACGCCGCGGACCTCCCGACAGCGGAGGCTGACGGCGCGACCGTGACCACCGTCGTCGGCGAGGGCTCCCCGATCGAACTCCACACGCCGATGGAGTACCTCGACGCCCGCGTCGACGACGCGTGGACCTGGACGGTCCCCGACGGCTGGACGGGCTTCGCCTTCGGGGTCGCGGGCGACGGAACCGCCGACGGCGACCCGTTCGGCGTCGGCGACGTGCTTCCGGTCGAGGGCGGCCGAGCCGTGGAGTTCCTCCCCGACGATCCGGACTCCTCCCCTGCCGGCGACGACGCGGCGTTCCGCGTCGTCTGCGTCGCCGGCGAACCGCACGGCGAGTCGATCCGCCAGCGCGGTCCCTACGTGCTGTAA
- the sod gene encoding superoxide dismutase, translating into MSYELDPLPYDYDALEPHISEQVLTWHHDTHHQGYVNGWNSAEETLEENREAGEFGSSPGAIRNVTHNSSGHILHDLFWQNMSPEGGDEPSGALADRIEEDFGSYEAWKGEFEAAAGNASGWALLVYDTFSNQLRNVVVDKHDQGAIWGGHPILALDVWEHSYYYDYGPARGDFISAFFEVVDWDEPSTRYEQAVQLFE; encoded by the coding sequence ATGAGCTACGAACTCGATCCGTTGCCGTACGACTACGACGCGCTGGAACCCCACATTTCCGAGCAGGTACTGACGTGGCATCACGACACCCATCACCAGGGCTACGTCAACGGCTGGAACTCGGCCGAGGAGACGCTCGAGGAGAACCGCGAGGCTGGCGAGTTCGGCTCGTCGCCGGGCGCGATCCGGAACGTGACGCACAACTCCTCGGGCCACATTCTGCACGACCTGTTCTGGCAGAACATGAGCCCCGAGGGCGGCGACGAGCCGTCGGGCGCGCTCGCCGACCGGATCGAGGAGGACTTCGGCTCCTACGAGGCGTGGAAGGGCGAGTTCGAGGCCGCCGCCGGCAACGCCAGCGGCTGGGCCCTGCTCGTGTACGACACGTTCTCGAACCAGCTGCGCAACGTGGTCGTGGACAAGCACGACCAGGGCGCGATCTGGGGCGGCCACCCGATCCTCGCGCTGGACGTGTGGGAGCACTCCTACTACTACGACTACGGTCCCGCCCGCGGCGACTTCATCAGCGCGTTCTTCGAGGTCGTCGACTGGGACGAACCCTCGACCCGCTACGAACAGGCCGTCCAGCTCTTCGAGTAA
- a CDS encoding carbohydrate ABC transporter permease: MRDFLSRTRSRLRRAVFGATGESDDTVVTDGGTAASEGGGVVDRLNDRFGEDFTESAPFWLPPFLLVGLFVYGAIAWNFVISLTDYEGFVGPDYSDLDFEMYVRAINDSAVIDATVNTFLLVVAFTAVALGVGMVLAILIDRNIRFENTFRTIYLLPMSLSFVVTAQFWLWMYNYNNGVVNIALGAFGIGPINWIGNSSLVLWAVVFALVWQFSGYTMVVYLAGLRAIPTEHYEAARVDGASTLKMYWRVIIPQLKGSTISAAIVLMVFALKAFDFLYSLVSGYRPPNGADILATKMVREAYSTNNWAYASAIAIILFLMALSIIGPYLYYEYKQGNL; this comes from the coding sequence ATGCGCGACTTTCTTTCGAGGACTCGATCCAGGCTCCGGCGCGCCGTGTTCGGCGCCACCGGGGAGAGTGACGACACGGTCGTGACCGACGGGGGAACGGCCGCAAGCGAGGGCGGCGGGGTCGTCGATCGGCTCAACGACCGGTTCGGCGAGGACTTCACCGAGTCCGCGCCGTTCTGGCTGCCCCCGTTCCTGCTCGTCGGGCTGTTCGTCTACGGCGCCATCGCGTGGAACTTCGTCATCTCGCTGACCGACTACGAGGGGTTCGTCGGCCCGGACTACTCCGATCTCGACTTCGAGATGTACGTCCGGGCGATCAACGACTCGGCGGTCATCGACGCGACGGTCAACACGTTCCTGTTGGTCGTGGCCTTCACCGCCGTCGCCCTCGGCGTGGGGATGGTGCTCGCGATCCTCATCGACCGGAACATCCGGTTCGAGAACACGTTCCGCACCATCTACCTGCTGCCGATGAGCCTCTCGTTCGTCGTGACGGCGCAGTTCTGGCTGTGGATGTACAACTACAACAACGGCGTCGTCAACATCGCCCTCGGGGCGTTCGGGATCGGCCCGATCAACTGGATCGGGAACTCCTCGCTCGTCCTGTGGGCGGTGGTGTTCGCGCTCGTGTGGCAGTTCTCGGGGTACACGATGGTCGTGTACCTCGCGGGGCTGCGCGCGATCCCGACCGAACACTACGAGGCCGCCCGCGTCGACGGGGCGTCGACGCTGAAGATGTACTGGCGGGTCATCATCCCGCAGCTGAAGGGGTCGACGATCAGCGCCGCCATCGTCCTGATGGTGTTCGCGCTGAAGGCGTTCGACTTCCTGTACTCGCTGGTCAGCGGCTACCGGCCGCCCAACGGGGCGGACATCCTCGCGACCAAGATGGTCCGTGAGGCGTACAGCACGAACAACTGGGCGTACGCGTCGGCGATCGCGATCATCCTGTTCCTGATGGCGCTGTCGATCATCGGCCCGTACCTCTACTACGAGTACAAACAGGGGAACCTATGA